In the genome of Lathyrus oleraceus cultivar Zhongwan6 chromosome 4, CAAS_Psat_ZW6_1.0, whole genome shotgun sequence, the window CTTATAAACGGAATAATCAAGACAGTTTCTGATGTGAAATTGGCGAATGAAGAATACACACCCCTCTTTACTATTAAATTCCATGCCAAGCAACCCCCCTATCCGAAGTGGCTCCGTGGTTTCAAAAATTGATGCATCTTCGTCAAGTGAGTATGTGGGATTTCTCATGTGTAGTGGTGGATTGTACAGATCCTGAACTTGATCTTGATGCATCGCGGGGATATCATTGTCAGAGTTCTCACTTTCTCCACTGAAACGATTCTGCGTATCTACGTATCGCGCTTCGTCATAGTCACTATCATCTCCGACATCCTCATCTGGAACTGGTGTCAACGACAATATAGTCTCTAAACTCATTTGATATTGACGAGATTGAGAAGTTTGTGTTGGATACGTTACTTGATCACCCTCATTATGGTCTACTAAGCATACGTATAACTCAATCACATTTGACAAATTATACGTCGAATGACACTGGAACATTAACCCGACGTCATTGTCGTCTTCTATTTTCGTTTTTGTATAAGTCACGTTGTTAACACCGTCATTAAAACATGGATATCGATAATAAATATCAGTTATCTGTTGTCGGAGCTTGTTTTCGAGTCTTTCTTTTAGATGCGTGTAATTGGATCTGGGGTGTATTTTGAGTTGTTGTACGTTTGTGTTTTGAAATATGACTCCGACATTAACATCTGGAAAAATACTCCCATTATAATGGATTTGAACTGTGATATTGTTTTGAGCCATTGTATGTATGATTTAATTTGAAAATTAAAGGTTCAATTATATACAAGGGCTGTTTGGAATGGTACGTGGAAGCCATGCGGAAGACGTTCGCCATTTGAGATAGAGGACCTCAACTACCTCTGCAAAGTAAGAAGGGGTCCGCCGTTTGAGACGTAGGGGTCATGCGCGTGCGGTTCCATGTGCTTTTGGTCCGCCATTTGGGATGACGCGCACGTGCAACATGAGCATGAAGGGGTCCGCCGTCTTGGTTGGAGGACCTAGGCATGTGAAAAGAGGATACGTTAGGGACCGCCATCTTTGTTGGAGTACACCAAAAAAATTCTGAAAAGCTACTATTTATGTCCACCATCTTGGAAGTTGTATATATACTGCATGTTTGGTCTTATCAAACACAGTATAAAAGCCAAACCAGAGCAATTCAAAACGCATAAGCTACCCACATGCCTCTCTTAATTGGTCTAGTATACATTATTAAACCAATATCATCTAAAAAAGTTGATTCTTGCAATAGTATTTCTGATCCAATATCAATCAAAATAATGGAAAACTTTCATTTTGACGACATCCAAACTCAGATACTTCATGTTACCGAATTTGAGAGAGAAATTGTTGCTTTGCGCTATCGAAAACCATACATTAATTCAAATGGCATGCTGCTGTATGAAGAAATTAGAATTTGTAATGATGAAGATGTACGTGAAATGTTTGACAATTATTTAAATTTCATTAACTTAGGTCCATTAGAGTTGTATGTTAGTTTTCGTAGAACAACAGATGATATTGTATCAT includes:
- the LOC127136159 gene encoding uncharacterized protein LOC127136159, translated to MAQNNITVQIHYNGSIFPDVNVGVIFQNTNVQQLKIHPRSNYTHLKERLENKLRQQITDIYYRYPCFNDGVNNVTYTKTKIEDDNDVGLMFQCHSTYNLSNVIELYVCLVDHNEGDQVTYPTQTSQSRQYQMSLETILSLTPVPDEDVGDDSDYDEARYVDTQNRFSGESENSDNDIPAMHQDQVQDLYNPPLHMRNPTYSLDEDASIFETTEPLRIGGLLGMEFNSKEGCVFFIRQFHIRNCLDYSVYKSDSKRLIIKCVNEECTFKCRTYVGKGNGTWVITKVSGPHTCMSSTMSQDHRKLDSNLICNSIKSLINSDASLKVKHIITHIRETFNYTIFYKKAWISKNKVIATIYGNWETSYNDLP